TttaaaaaaaccaccaccaccacagttaTCTGTGATGCGCAGTAAAACGAGATCTGACTGGATGGGGAAAATAGGGCTGTTTGTGTTGCAGTGAATCATTCGCAACGATAATTTTCTTCATTCAGCTAgtctctgaattttaaaattaaagaaatttaattattaaaattatattattaaaggacttaaaatgaaaagaattaaacTCAAAATATACCTTATTATATATTTCCATTATCTTTCTATTATCTCAGTGTAGTAGTTAGGATAATTGTTAAATTCTTGCTACaaataaacattttcctttaagaagaaattgaaatcaGCTGACAAGGACATTTTGATGTAATTACTGAATGAGAATATATTGTTCATGAGAAATTGAGAGCAACACATCAATTGTTGTACACAACGCATTAATTGTCTTCCTTGTATTCCTCTAGTATTTGATCATTGGaaacttttttcttaatctgttatATGTGGATCCCAGAATCAGCATTCTCCTTTGATTCTTTGATCTTATAGCTCATTTTCAGTGACTTCCCAAAAAGGCCAGTAATAAGGTATTTTAAGGTAAAAACCCTGAGAAAGACATGAAGGTGCTTCATCTGTATCACATTTTGGATAGTATtatctaacattttaaaattctatttttattattaaagtggTACTAAATTTATTCCTCAGCATCAGCCCAAGGCAAATACATGATTTACAGTCTTTGCAGGTTTGGCTTCTTGGCTGTAGGTTCAGGTAAGTCGGAACTTAGAAGCCAGTAACAGTTCTGGTAATGGGGTCATCCAGGCAActgtttcctttgaaaacagggacaaagtattttctgaaatcttaATAGATTATTTTTTGTTAGTGTTAGCCATCCTGTGGTATTTTTTGATTCAGCATTTCTGGATAATCTTGCTGACTCCATCAGATTCACTGCTTGCTACTCATTTAATAAGATAGTTTTGAACCGAATTCCTAATTTATACGATATACTACAGACATTAAACCTTATTATAAATGCACATTCAAGCTGGTTAGTAGGGAAATTAGGTGAGATACtgaaatatataatatagaaaACACTAATCCTTtggtactttaatttttttaatttttttacattggCAGAAAGGATTTGATGTATTCAATGCACTAGATTTGatggaaaataagacatttttggAAAAACTCAAGTTTGGCATAGGAGATGGCAATTTACAGTATTACTTGTACAACTGGAGATGTCCAGGAACAGAGTCCGAAAAGGTACGTGAAGTTGTTATCATAAACCCTTTGTAGACTTGATAAATTTACTTAGAAAACCCCATGCTTGCTTCTCTTCAGAttgttgagacttttttttttagtagctttctaaaattacaggtctattgtaCGACATTATAATTTAACTTTTCTTGCTGACTTGTTCATACTATTccatttcttccctccctttaGGTTGGGCTTGTATTACAATAGATGGATATTTCTATTTCGAGAACTCTAACATCATCACTCATTAATATTCTAGTTCGTGATTCCTAGAACTGTCATTCCAAAGAAGAATAAAAGCACAACAGAAGTGAAATCGAAGTAGTCAGTAAAAGAAAAGGTGAAAAAGCATCCCTTCACGACCAGCAGAAAGCATTCCTAGCTAGGACATCAACACTCACCCTTTTCTTTCACTGTTTACCCATTTGTGGGAGATGGAAGGAGGGCACAAAGAGCACGTTCCTGTCATTTTCAACCTTCCATTGTCTCTTGGTGAAGAGAAGCTATTTTTTCCACTCTCTGGAAACGGGACTGCTGGTCTGTGGACTGAACAGTAGTCACAGAATAACGTAAGGCGATCTCTGCCCTCGTGTGGAGATAAACTGCGGCCTTTCTGTTTATTAAGTGTTGGTCTGTTGGTCCACGGAGCAGAATAAAGCAGCCATTCGGAAAGTGTCTACTTACATGACCTCACGTGACCTCATCGGGAATGTCTGTGGAACCAGCACCTCTGTGACTCAGTGATGAGCAGTGGATGTTCAAGAGTGAGATAGAAATGGACTGGTGACTATGTGTTTCTCAAGGAGTGAAGTTGCCAAATCAGTAAACACACAGATGTGTGCTTTCCTCTCCAACAGGTCGGTGGATTGGTTGAAAAGCAAGGCTCTGAGCTGAGTATGCACCCATGATGAATTAGACTTTCCTGGTCCTGCACGGACTTTTGCTGCTTCTCAGCAACAGCCAGGAGAtgtgaggaaaagaaaataaaagctctcAAGTCAGAAGACACGCCCAGTGGGATCTGTCAGCGCTATCAGGACAGTGGTGATCGGAATGTTATTACTTATGCAGAATTGCACATACTCCTTTATGCTGACTCTAATTTATCATAAAAGCTGTCATGCGATAGAAAGATGTCTTATTTGTAAATAAGTATCATAATTTTGTTACTGATGATGTTTTTATCTAGGATTTGAAAAACCATGTCTCTCAGTGTACagagatatgtatatattgcCAGTAACCCAAGGGGGAAAAGATGCTGGATGAGGCCACGTAAACTGGCCTCAACTCCGACACCACAGAGTAAATACTTCTTCCTGCCTTTACTGCATCAGTGCCTAGGCCGTTCAGTCCAGATAATCTCACTACCTTAGACAACACGATGCCCTTCCTTCATGTGACAAGTAATCAAAGGAAACCAGTCATCCCCTCTGCCCGGCAGGACCTCGCACTATGGCCCATGAGCTAAAGCCAGCCATCACCCTTTTTTGTACGGCCTACCAGCTAAGAATGGTCTTCACATTTCTGAATggttgaggagaaaaaaaatcaaatgagtaACGTTTTATGAcatgaaaattgtaggaaattcagatttcagcatccacaaataaagttttatgggaACACAGCCACTTCCAATCATTTATGTGTTGCCTGCTTCACACCACAGAAGGCAGAGTGGCACTGTCCCAGCAGGGACCGTGGACCACAAGGCCTAACATGTGTACAGCCTGGGCCTTTGCGGAAGAAACACGCGTCTCCCCTGGTTTCCACTAAGGAGCCGAAAGCCACTCTGTGCGGCCTGCCCGCGTCCTGAAGGCACTGACCCACAGCACTGGTTTCCCGGGACCTTCAGGGGGGGAGGGCGTGCGGGCCCCAAAGTCACCCATCAGTTAGGACAGCGCTGTTCCCTTCTGGAAGACCCAAGGGGAGACTTGTCTATAGGATGATTCCAACCCAACTGCATTGCCACTTTCTTCCTAACACAGGGAGGATGGCTCCAGGAGCAAAAGTGAACCATTCCACTGAAAGTCTGAAATTAAGTAAACGAGATTTTCATTATATCTGGAATCAAGGCTCTGGCTGGGAATTACGTTCACTCATTTTCATAGCGGTTTCATAAGCTGCAGGTTTTCCAGCAACTGCAGGATTGCCCCTCAGATTCTGCCACGGGTTCACCTCATGATGAAACTGGGGCTGTTCCTTACTCACTTACATAATTCCTGTCACAGAGTTCACcctcttttactcatttttaaatacaatGATTAAGAAACGACTAGCtcatttgcttctctgtgaagccTCTTTACCTTTTAAGCACTTTGccaatgaacattttaaaacagaaaatcagtaaagctGCTTGTGTTAATAAAGTAGCTGTGAGAACTAAATTTCAAGGCAATATATAGTGTTTTACAGGTTCAGGAAAACACGCCATCCTGCGTCCTCTGTCCGTAGTGGAAATGCTACCAGCTATCCTtcgccccccaccccacttttTTTGGTCAAAGTGGTATTCAGTAAATTTAAATGAGTGGAGGTGACGTAATCCATAGATCAACCAGAATATAGGCTGAAAATAACGCTTGGCGATCCAGTATCTTCCTCATAAATCACAGAAAGTGCCTTTTCCAAGCACACTCTGTAAACTGCAGGCACTTTAACAGAGCATTGATTATGCTCTACTTCCCAACACGAAGGACCCCTATCGTGGCAGGCCCGTCTCTGAGCATCCAAGCtcctcagggatttttttttttctcctcctcctgcctcattTCACCCAGTTACCATCATACTATTTACATATGTTAAAGTTTCAAGGGAGTAAGTTAACCATGTAAAGGGATGAAGTCTAACTAGTCAAAAATACCTCATTTGGCATTTCCTGTAAACATTAATCTTTCTCCCAAGCCCGTCCTTAGCCTACCTACAAAGAAAGGCAAActgacaaaagtaaaaaaaaataatgtattgttTCTGAAGACAGTGTATCACATGGCATTTagtcttttccctttaaaactgaTGCAGTCCAGTTTCATCTTCCCCACCAACCAGAACCAGGTTTACTGTGGCACATTCTCCAAGTGTGACAGAAAAACTCCTTCCTGGAAAGGAACGAGTTAAGAGTTGCAGGATACAGATGTCCTTGCTTACAAGCACTGTACTagccttttaaaaagtgaattcacACAAGCACGGGCAACTCTTTCAGTACACCTTTGTTTTGTTACTCATAGGCCTCAATGTTGTCCTCACTCAGCGTATAAGCCTCAGTCTTAGCTCTGTTCTACAGCCACACCTTCTAGTGGAACTAAAGTGGTACTAAACAGTGTCCCAAGAATACATGTAAGAGTaactcattttattcatttcaaggCTTCTTTACGAGCTGTCGTTTTACAACTATATATGAAGTGACAAGTTTACACAAGATGACTTTCAAgttgtttttttacttttgggTGGTTTCCTTATCTTGTTGGGGTTTGGAATCAGTTTCTTTATTCTCAGGGGTTGTAACACGACAGCCTCCTGATGGTCGGCGAGCTTTCTCTTGTGTTTAGAGAGATCTTCAAAGGATGTTTCCAAAATCTCTTTGTCTTGGCTTTCCAAGGATTCAGTCTCTGGGTTCTCCTTGGGGTCTTCAAGTCTGTCTGGAAGCCAAGGAACTCTCAGGCTGGGGACTCTGGGAATGATGGCCTTCACCTCCTCAACAAAGGCAGCGGTGTTTTTTCTGaaccccagggccaggacgcactTGAGGCCAATGACGGGAGCGATCCTCTCACTGAGCCGGGGGACCTGGCAGGCGGGGACAGTCCTGCTCACACTCAGCTGGACCAGGTGTGCGGTGATGATGGCAGGCTTGGCAGACTTGCACACCAAGGCTAAGAGCAGCTCGTTCCTTTCCAGAGCCCTGGTGACCTCATTGACTCCGATTGCCAGCTGCTTCCTGATGTGGGCAGGGGTCCACCCTGAGGCCTGTTGGTTATCTTCCAGCTTTTTCTCCTTCGAGTCCTCACCAGTGTCCATGTCCATGCTCCATGTGTCTCCGCTCTGTTTTTGCAAAGGGgactgctttttctttctcctctt
This portion of the Camelus bactrianus isolate YW-2024 breed Bactrian camel chromosome 35, ASM4877302v1, whole genome shotgun sequence genome encodes:
- the RPP38 gene encoding ribonuclease P protein subunit p38, producing the protein MAAAPQASGRGSVRKTRPLPVKTSLNNPYVTCWGALEREDMHFILQTLEDRFQSLGLQKIEDKRRKKKQSPLQKQSGDTWSMDMDTGEDSKEKKLEDNQQASGWTPAHIRKQLAIGVNEVTRALERNELLLALVCKSAKPAIITAHLVQLSVSRTVPACQVPRLSERIAPVIGLKCVLALGFRKNTAAFVEEVKAIIPRVPSLRVPWLPDRLEDPKENPETESLESQDKEILETSFEDLSKHKRKLADHQEAVVLQPLRIKKLIPNPNKIRKPPKSKKTT